CTCCTCTGGCAGGGCTCGGGTCAGACGCTGGGacagggaagccttccctgaaccCTGGCTGAGTCTAACCTCCTCCTCTGTTCTTggcctcttcctccccccttcctgctTACAGCCCCACTGCCCTtatccaatatggcagccacagAGCTGCCAGGGATGGGGACAACGTCTGCCCTTACTCAAGATGGCGGTCACCACCTGAGGCTCTACCAGTGATCAACACGGGAGCCACAGGCCTTCCCAGCCTCTGAACACATACGGATAAAGGCCACCAGACTCAGAGGATGGGCCCAGCCTCCCTGGCCGGTCACCTGCTGCAGCTCTCTCTTCTGGGCCTCCAGGCGGCCCTGGGAGCGCCCTAGAGCCTCTGTCTCCTGGCTGAGGCGCTGAGCCTTGGCATTCAGCTCTGCCTCCCGGGCGGCCAGCTCCTCCTCAAAACGCCTTAGTTCCTCCTCTGTGTAGGCAGGGTGCATCTCCACTGTCTGCCGGAGAGGGGACAGGGGCCATCAGCAGGGCCATGCCGGCCTTGGCCCACTCACGTTCGAGACGGCGCCACTAACAGGAGGTTTGGGCAAGGCTGGGAGGCCTGGGCCACGCGTGTGGATGGAGGAGACTGAGTGCAAGCCGGAGAGGGGGATAAAGACCCAGAGAAGTGGGGGGGAACAGAGACCCAGAGGGGGCACTGAGACAACCCAGaggcagaaggaggcagagaccCATGGTAGGCGAGCAGAGGCCCAGACAGTAAGAGAAGTGGCCAGAGAAGGGTCAGGGCCGGGGGCCAGAGGTATTCAGGACCCAGAGAGTTCCTCAGGTCCTCACCTCCCAGCCTTCCCCGGTGTCCCCGAATTCCTTCCTCTGGGTGGATGCGAGGAACTCCTCCAGGGTCACGAGGCGGTCCTGGTTGGTGTCCACCTACGGAACCAGGGTGACGGAGCTGGGCCTCCCTccggccctgccccctcccgccccatCCATGGCCCCGGCCCCCTCCTCTCACGTTCTTCATCACGTGCTCCCTCATGCGAAGCCGCTCCTCCTCCATTTCCCTCATGTCATCTTCTTCATTCTTCGGGTCATACACCTTCTCCAGCTGCAGGGTCAAGTGACAGGCAGGACATACGGAGGGGTCCAGGACAACCTCTTTCCTTGGCTACTCCACCTCCTCATGCACACAGACAGGCAACTTCAACTTCCAGCAGCCCTCGGGGCACCTGGCCACGCGCGGCAGCCTCTTTTTGCCGTGGGGGCTGCTGGGAGTTGTCGTTTCCCCTGAATTCACCTCCAGGGGGGTCCAGGGGGACCCGAGGGGACGCAAGGCTGACTGGGCATCTTCTGCACCCATGGCTTCCAAGATGCTCACCTCCTTGGTGAAGAGGGCCTCCAGCTCCTGCTCATCCAAGACACCATCACTGTTGATATCTGAGGGGGAGACAACAAAGTATCTTGGGGGACTGCGTACAGGGTGGGTACAGGTGGGGCTAGAGAAGGAATTTGGGGCTGGTGTGGGCTCCGTGTTCAGAGGTCAGGTGTCCCTGGGTCCCCAACGACACAGTGATATCCTTGCAGCTTCAGCACCCCATTGGCTCGTTGCTTGGTCAGCCACTTCCCTACCAACCAGGGTCCCAGGAATGGAGTAAACGAATGTGGGCTTCACCAGGACTGTTCTCGGGGCAGTTGTCACACACAAGACAACTTGATCCCTAACGCCTGGAGATCTGGGCACAGGATCAACCCCCTTGCCCAGGATCCAGGGTGTCAGAGGCCTCTGCCTCCCAGAGAACCAGGCCAGAGGAACCCCTACCTGCCTCTCCGTGTGTACAGCTACACGGCTCCCGGCTTCTCAGCCACGTGGGCCATGTTCactgtctcccctcctctgcttactcaGATCAGCACCCACCCTGGTCCTTCAGAGATGGCCAAGAACCCTGACCTTGCAAATCCAgcgcttaatttttttttaaagatttaatttttaagcaatctttacacccaacgtggggctcaagcttaaaccctgagatcaagagttgcacgctccaccgactgagccagccaggtgcctcgcCAATGGTCAATTTTTAACTCACATTTTACTGGACTTTCTGCCCTTGGCCTCTAGAACATCAAACGCTTTTCTCCAGATGCCCCTCGTTCTCCTTCATTGGCTCCGTCCTCCTCCTGAATGCTATATATTGGTGCACCCCAGGGCTCAGTCCTGGGACCTCTTGTCTAACTAAGCTTCAAGTCcaaaagtaggcttcatgcccagcacggagtccaacgcagggcttgaactcacgaccctgagatcaagacctgagctgagatcaagagtcagacgctcaaccgactgagccccccaaggcgcccctgaatttaaattgattaagataaaaatttcagtttatcAGTCCCACTTGTTACATGTCAAGCATTCAGTAGCCACACGTAGctggtggctgccatattggatgGGACGGGACATTCTCCATCGTTACAAAAATAGTTTGATTGGCCAGCGCTTCTTTAGATGGGTTCCTCCAATCCCTGGGCTTCCAGTGCCATCCACGAGCTGCTTCCACACCTGAATATCTGACTCCCAACTCTCATCTCCACGTGACTGTCCAATCGACATCTCCAATTTGACCTGAACGGACACGGTTCCCAACTTCCCCTGCCAAATATGCTTGCTCTTCcccatccatccttccagttGCTAGGGCCAAATACCTTGGAGTCACCCTTGACTCTTTTGCTCACTCGTACTCCTCATCCAGTCCATCTGTGAATCCCACCAGCTTGACCTTCCAGATAAATCCAGACTCCAACCATTCTTCCCTACTTCCCATGATGCAGCCACCAGCATCTCCAGCCTTCTCCTGGCTTTGGCCCTGGCCCCGCCAGCTGGACTCTGTCAACCCTTAAGGCAGATGGTGTCAGTCCTCTGCTCAACACCCTTTTGTGGTGTCCGATCTCAGAGAGGATAAAATCCAGATTCCTTAACCCAGCTGGAAGGCTTGGAGCAAGCTGGCTGTTACCTTGGAGACCCACGTTCACTCTTCCCTGGGTGTCTGCTGTTCCCGCCACCTAGaacactcctccccccccccgccccaatgtCTGCAAGGCTCAACCTCAGTTCACTGAAGTCTAAGTTCAAACGTCAACTCTCTGGAGCTGCACCGCCCAATAGAGTAGCCACTGGGACACgtgaaatttaaatgaataacaaTCACATACAATGAGAAATTCAGTTCCTCGGTCACTGCAACAGCTCGGTAGCCAGATGGGGCACTACACGCTCCAGGCCCTTTAATGGGCAGCTTATGTACAAATTCTAGAGTATCTCACACTCCCTGGTTTCTCAGATTCACTGGAATACGGCGTGATCTATTTGCCTGATCACCGGCTCTGTGAGAGGGGGGACCTTTGTTTTGTTCGCAGCAGTATCCATGGGGTCTCCGTGAAGCTGGGTCTTTAGAGGGAGCTTAGTAAACGTTTGCCGAATGAATCAGCTGTGCCCTGTTAAGCCCTGCTGACTCCCTGCAGCCTCTGGGACAGGGTCCTAGGCACATCTGAGATGGCCTGGCAACCCCAAGCTATGTTTCTAGATGGGAAGAGAATGAAGGGGAAAGTGCCTTTAAACCACCATGGGGAAGGTGCTTCCCAGGTCCCTGGAGGCCTGTTTAATTAGGGAATGGCCCACTGTTGGCAATAGGGCTCCTGGCGGGGACTGGGGCTTCTGGGCTGCTGTGGGAAGGGGGGACCCAGGCCTAGCCAAGCCTGAATTGCTTACTCGGTGGACATCAGCCAGTCCCGAGGATGGAGAAGTCTGGTGTATCCCAGAAAAGAGGCCTAGCTCTTCTATGGAAGATCCTAGCAATGGGGAGGGGTGCAGCCTTCTAGACCAGCAGGAGAGATGGGCTGAGGTCTCTTTGGCCTGCCTGAGCCCCAGTGTCGGAGCTCCCTCCTTAGTATTCAGGTCCCAGAAAGGCCAGAGGCTCAGGGTTCAGCCTGGGTCTTggggctccctccccaccttacCATGCAATATGAAGAAGGTCTTGGGGTTAAACCTGTTGGGGTCCAATCCATCCAGCTCCTCCCACACCTCCTTCAACTGGGCTTGGCTGCCCTGTGGAAGGGAGAGCCAGGGGCTCATGAGCAAGAAGTCTGGGTCCCCCCCATCCCTCAGATGTCATTTTCTTCCAGCAAGAaagccccccaaaaaaaacctcCCTAAAACTACAACGCCCAGCAGCCCCTGGAGGGACTAGGCATGTTTAAACGGGCCTTTGGCCTCGGGGCCTGCTGGGAGTTGTAGTTCTTTAGCTACTTGTTCCTCTTATGGCGCTTGGAGAGTTGAACTTGGCTGTGGGGTGGGCACAAAAGGGGGTCCTTACAGGTACGTTGACTTTGGGATGCTCTCGGTGCCGGCGCTGTTGCTCCACcagctccctctctgcctcctttcgCTGTTCCTCTCCCAGTGACTCCAGATAACGGCGTCTCTCATGTTCCTTGAGCATCTCGTAGCGTTTGAACTCTTCGTGATGGGCTGCATCATACTGGGCAAGGTCTCGGGTAGCCTGGGGAAAGGCAGACGGTCATTCTCCTCTCACTGCCATATATAGGCCCTAAATTTCAACCTCCAAATTCCAAGCCCTCAGCCTTGAACCTGGGGCAAGGGCCGCCCCAACCTCCATCCAGTCCTGAGTTCCATGTCCTgagctcagttcttgatctctATGACCCACTCTTGCCTCATGACATAGCCGCCTCTATTTGTTCAAAAGAGATTAGGATGGTTACACAataatgattgtttttttaagtttatttaagtaatctctacacccaacacagggctcgaactcacgaccccaagatcaagagccacacactcctctgactgagacagccaagCACTCCTACACAATAATAACTTTAACCCACCCCTTTCGAGTCCTCCACAATCTCAAGATCTCGGAGGAAcagggcacccggctggctccaTAGGTGGAGCGCGTGACTCTTGACCtgggggttgggagttcaagccccacattgggtatagagagcacttaaaaataaaataaagaaaggggcgcctgggtagctcagtcagttgagtgtctgacttcggctcaggtcatgatctcacgggtcatgggctcaagccccgcattgggctctgtgttgacggctcggagcctggagcctgcttcggattctgggtctccctctctctctctgcccttccctctcaaaaataaatagacattaaaaaaagaaaagaaaagaaaggtcttGGAGGAATAAGCAATAAGGAACAACATACGAGGCAGACTATGGAGAGCAGCCCAGCTAAACGGTAATGAACCCTGGGTCTCCAATTGTTTTGcccagggttcaaatccaggctctggTGTGTGAACAAATTCCACtaggctgtgtgatcttgggcaagttacttagcctctctgtgcctgtttcctcctctgtaagatgGAGATAGCGATACCACACTGGGTTGAATagtatcccccccaccccccaaattcatgtctacCCAGAATGTCGGAATGTGAACTTATTGGGAAATAGGACTTTGTAGATGCAATTAGTTACAACGAGGTCCTACCAGACGGGTGTCGGCTCTAAATCCAAATgattggtgtctttataagaagggcacagagaagatgcagagacacagggagaatgccatgtgacaaTGGAGACAGAGGCTGGAATGATTTGTCTACAAGCTGAAGAGTGCTGGCAGCTTCCaacagctggaagaggcaaggaatagGTTTCTCCCTAGAGCCTTTAAAGAGAATAGCTCCGCCAAAAACAAGGTTTTAGCTCAGGGctactgattttggacttctgacctccagaactgagagaggatacatctttgttgttttttaatttttaaaaaaattttaagtcatctctacacccaacgtaggaCTCGAGAACTCAAGACTCCCAGATCCAGAGTCGCATGTTCTaaggactgagccagccaggtgccctacatTTCTGCTGCTTTAAGCCCCTGAgtctgtggcaatttgttacgACAGCCACAGCAAACTAACACACCCGATAAGGTCCTTCCTGGCTTCTGATCTATACTATAAGATGATAATTTCAAGTTGTTTTCAGCTACTAAGTTTGCGGTAATTTATTCCTGGGCAGCGCAGGAAACTAACACAGCTGTTATGTGGGGAACAGAGCACTGCAGTGTTCTTAACCTGGGGAGACTGGCCCACAGGACACCACTGTCAAAGGCTGAGGGCATTTTTGGATGCCACAACAGGGGTAGGTCTCCAGGTGTCTAGtaggtagagaccagggatgcagCCAAACATCATACAacgggggcgcctaggtggctcagtcagttgagtgtccaagtttggctcaggtcatgatctcgcagttcatgggtctgagccctgcatcgggctcagtgctgacagcttggagcctggagcctgcttcggattctgtgtctccctctctctctgcccctcccctgcttgcactctctctctctctctctgtctcaaaaataaatataagcattaaaaaaaatttttgttaacatacAATGCACAAGACTTCTCCCACAACAaaaattatccagccccaaatgtcaagaGTGCTAGGTTGAAAAGTCTGGCTGGTGAACTTGGAAGGCAGAAGCAAGGAGCCCAGTGAGGAACTGGCGATGAGAAATGATGGGAATTAAAACTAGGAGATGACTGGGGGCCTGGAGAAAATGGACAGtttctggaatgttctagaaatatGTGGCAAAAACACCCCTCAGGGACAGAGTCCAATGCTGCATGGACTCAAACGGCTGCTGCTATTATCTTCAGAGCCACTAGATGGAGCTCCAGTAGGCCAGAAAAACAGGGCTCAGGCCAGGAGGAGGGTAGGGCCTTTGCGCTGGGGCATGTTGGGGACTTGCCGAAGAAAGgcgaggaggggagaggcaggggcagatcTGGGCGTCCCCTTCCACTCCCCAACCCCGTGGCCCTTGGCCTTCCTCATGAGGCTGGGCTCGAGATCCCATTTCTCAGATAAGGTCTCTATTACTTCTGTGCCTGCTGTAGCAAATTATCATAAATTTGGAGccttaaaacaatacacatttaggggtacctggctggctccgcTGGTAAAGTGGAGGACTTTTGATTTcaaggctgtgagttcaagccccacactgggtatggagaagaaagaaagaaaggaaggaaggaaggaagaaagaacaataggggcgcctggtgactcagtcggttaagcgcctgactttggctcgggtcatgaccccacagttcgtgggttcgagccccatgtcaggctccgtgctgacagctcggagcctggagcctgctttggattgtgtgtctccttcactctctgtccctcccctgttcacgctctcgctctctttcaaaaataaagaaacattaaaaaaaagaaaaaagaaaaaaaagaaaaaggatgtgtAGGGTGTGACGTCTTTGGTGCGGGGGGGCCATTGTTCTGCCTCCCACAAGGACACAGAGGAGACagccccacgccccccaccctcACAAGTCATAGGGGAAGGACGAGCCAAGGAGGGATTTGAATCCGGGTCTGAATGGAGCCAAGCCCACCTGCCTATATCTGTTTTCCCAGAGAGAATCTGGGGAGGCCTTGTGGGCACCACCCGGCCCTCTGCAGCCACCGGCCTCACAGAACACCAGGCAGGGGTGAGCGGGCTCACGTCCCaggctcccttccctgctccccttccACAAAGCCTCCTTCAGTCCTCGGCCTGTCGGCCCCTTCACGGCTACCGTCTGGATCAGCAGCTCTAGGTCCCGAGCCTCGAATGTGTGCTGATTCTGAGGGTCCAGGTGTTCAAACTGCTTCAGGAGGCTCAAGTGATCCAACTGTACATCTGGATGAGGGAgaggtattaaaaaaacaaaacaacaacgacaaaaactCAAAAAGAACACCTCACGGAACGTTCTTGCTTTTAAAATCCCTGCCCTGGGCTAGATGCGCTCTAAAGGAAGTcagcttaaaataacaataaccataataataactaacacatagcggggcgcctgggtggctccgtcggctgggcgtcctgacccttgatttcggctcaggtcacgatctcacggttcgtgagttcaagccctgcatcaggctctgcgctgactgtgctctgcctgcttgagattctctctctccctcgctctctgcccctcccatgctttctctctttctctctctcaaaaataaacataaaaaaaaaaggagagagagcccAGAGAAACAATGTCCCGGCACAGGGAAAGGCATGGAGCCAAGGTCCAGAGGTGGCCGGGGTGTGttgttaaaactaaaaaacactgacacgagaggatgggggagagggcgactgtggagggaggggcagaggagcagGGATGGCTGTGGGCTTGGTCCTACAAGCACTGGGGAGCCATGGTGGGTTctaagcagaggagggacaggactTGGGTTAGGTGCCATGGTGGGCTGGGTAACGGCCCCCACGATGCCCCCGCCCTAATCCCAGAACCTGTGAGCACgtcacatggcaaaagggactttgcagccGGGATTAAATCAAGGATATTGGGATGGGGAGACCACCCCTAACTACCCAGGGGACCCTATGGCATCATAAGGGTCCCTATAcgtgggaggcagaggcagacccGACCACAGGAGAAGACCGCGAGACTGAACACAAACGCGACACGGCTGGCTGGCTCTGAAGATAGACGAGGAGGCCACCCGCCAAGGAAGGCCGCGGGAGCAGCTGGACAAAGCCAGGCAGCAGgccctcccctagagcctctggaaGCAGCGCAGCCCTGCAGACGCCTCGATTTTCGCCCCGTGACACTGATTTTAGTCTGATCTCCAAACCCGTGTGTGTCGTCTGAAGCCACTCGTTGTGCTAATCTGCTACGGTGGCCACGGGAGAGCAACACGGGTGTTAGCAGCACCCCACTGGCTGCCGTGCGGGGAACAGAACAAAAAGCCAGCGCGGCGGCAGGGGGCCCGGGGAGGAGGCGACCACGGGGATCCAAGCAGGGCCCGAGGGGCGGCAACGGACGTGAGAAGCGGTCAGATTCTGGAGATGCCCTGAGCTGGTGAAGGGACAAGAGTCGAAGCACGCGGCGTAGTGCGAGGGACACAACAAGCCGCCAATTCACAGGCGGGATTTTTTCCCATTAGTGACGAGGGGAAGTCTGGTTTCCTGGAGAGCAAATCGGACTCTGAAACTATAATAATTAGAACAgcacaacaggggcgcctgggtggctcagtggttaaacatctgactttgactcaggccatgatcgcacggttcatgagtttcagccccgcgttgggctctgtgccgacagggcctgcttgagattctctctctttccctccctctccctctccctctctgcctctcaaaataaagaaattaattacattaagtagcaaataaaatacacaaataaaaccGAAGGACAGAGAAGGCGTGGGTGCATAGTGTGGAGGAGGTTGTCGGGTCACCTTCGAGATCTGGGACCCGCCTGGTACCCAGCACACGGTAGGACTCAAGGCATGTTTGGAGGATGGATAAATGGAGgcagacagaaatgaaaacaaagttcaGTTGTCCCATTGACCCTCAACGCCTTCCACGCCATCCGCCAATGCCCGCCATCCCCATCCATAACATGGGAGCTTCAGGGGGTGTCAGGAACGAAAGGAGGGGCGTGGGTGAATCTCAGTAAAAGGGCCATGTTCTTACACTTAGCAACAGGCGGGAAGCTGTCCGAGTGGCACCAGAACACCACAAAGCTACGGGAGGTATAACACCACGGCCCGTCATGGCCAAAGTGGGCAACCACCGAGgagcccatcaactgatgaatggagaaaccCCGGTGTGGTCTATGCACAccgtggaatattacttggccctaaaaaggaacaaagggcCGATACATGCTACGTTTCGgctgaaccttgaaaacattatgctaagtgaaagaagccgggcgtggggcgcctgggtggcgcagtcggttaagcgtccgacttcagccaggtcacgatctcgcggtccgtgagttcgagccccgcgtcgggctctgggctgatggctcggagcctggagcctgtttccgattctgtgtctccctctctctctgcgcctcccccgttcatgctctgtctctctctgtcccaaagataaataaactttaaaaaaaaaaaaaaaaagaaagaagccggGCGCAAAAGGTCACAGAtggcatgattccatttatatgaaatgtccaggaatAGGCGAATccagagagacaggaagtaggTTACTGGTtgcaggggctgggtggggggtgatAGCTGAGGAGTTCGGGGTTTCTTCTTGGGGGTGATTACAACGTCCCAAAATTGACTTGGGTGATGGTTGTATAtacctgtgaatatactaaaagccaatGAATTGTACCTATTAACTGGGTAAACTATATACGACATATgagttatatttcaataaagctattaaaagaaatagtgtggggggggtgcctgggtggctgttggttaagcatctgatttcggctcaggtcacgatctcagggtttgtgagttcgagccccacatcaggttctgtgcggacagcttagagcctggagcctgcttcagattctgtgtgtccctctctctgtctctgctctcccacggcttgtgcactcactctctctcaaaaataaatacataaacattaaaaaaaaaaaaaaaagaaattgggtgGGATCTTGGAATCTAAAactgcctctctcctccaggtacgtttttttttttcctttcttttttccaaccAAATCATTAGACTATAAAATATCGTCTCAGATACAAATGCCTACAAATTAGAATCCCGCCAGCTGGGGAGATAGAGAATAACAGAGCAAGGAAAAATACAGTGCACCCTTTGAAACTTCCCGACTTTGATCACTGCATTGTGGTTATGTAGGACCATGTGGCCGTTCAGAGGAAAATCACACTGgaaaaggggggagaaagagatacAGTCTGCAAGGAACTAGCGAATGTCGCTGGAAGGCAAATAGAACAAAAGCTAATAACTGGAGAATCCAGGTCAAGGGTATTCAGGGACTTTGAGCACTATGCTTGCaactttttttctggaagtttgaAGTTACATCAAAATTTTGAATGACCAtggttttgtaaaataaaaatttaaaaaaaccccaaaagactgaaagcaaaaaaccaaaaaacccgggtggctcagtcggttgagtgtccgacttcgcctcaggtcatgatcgcgcatgcatgggtttgagccccgcatagacagctcagagccaggagcctgctgcggattctgtgtctccctctctctccgccactcccctgctcatgctctgtctctctctgtctctccaaaaacaaaacattaaaaaaaaatttaaaaaacaaaaaaccaaataaacccACCAAGCAGTTATGTTAGCGGCAGAATGTTCTAGAAAGAAAACTCGATCCCTCTTCTATGTGTATTATGGGGCAGGGAGGCCATCCCACCCTACCTGCCCCTGCTTACTGGGCTCCTGCTCGGCGTCCATCTTGGCCTTGAGGAGCATCCGCAGCCGGGACACCTCTTGCCGCTTCAGCTCGTCCAGCTTGGTGCGGACATGATGGCTGACAAAGTCCAGCTCCCGGCTCAGCTTTCCACTCTGCCCGAATAGGGAGGAGACACTGGTCAggctgggagcctgggagggggCACACTGGGCGGCCtcatcctttctctgccctctctggaACCTTCTACCAGCTTTTGGATGCCTGGAAAGCTTATAGACCCATACCTGCCCCCAGAGC
The sequence above is a segment of the Leopardus geoffroyi isolate Oge1 chromosome E2, O.geoffroyi_Oge1_pat1.0, whole genome shotgun sequence genome. Coding sequences within it:
- the NUCB1 gene encoding nucleobindin-1 isoform X2 — its product is MPSSGPRAVLLLLPLLLLRAVLAVPLERGTPQQESPATESPDTGLYYHRYLQEVINVLETDGHFREKLQAANAEDIKSGKLSRELDFVSHHVRTKLDELKRQEVSRLRMLLKAKMDAEQEPNVQLDHLSLLKQFEHLDPQNQHTFEARDLELLIQTATRDLAQYDAAHHEEFKRYEMLKEHERRRYLESLGEEQRKEAERELVEQQRRHREHPKVNVPGSQAQLKEVWEELDGLDPNRFNPKTFFILHDINSDGVLDEQELEALFTKELEKVYDPKNEEDDMREMEEERLRMREHVMKNVDTNQDRLVTLEEFLASTQRKEFGDTGEGWETVEMHPAYTEEELRRFEEELAAREAELNAKAQRLSQETEALGRSQGRLEAQKRELQQAVLQMEQRKQEQQSQNGPAPGPEGQLKFSQDTDDAPVPAPAGDQKDVDPSEKKVPDQPPELPRLDTQHL
- the NUCB1 gene encoding nucleobindin-1 isoform X5: MPSSGPRAVLLLLPLLLLRAVLAVPLERGTPQQESPATESPDTGLYYHRYLQEVINVLETDGHFREKLQAANAEDIKSGKLSRELDFVSHHVRTKLDELKRQEVSRLRMLLKAKMDAEQEPNVQLDHLSLLKQFEHLDPQNQHTFEARDLELLIQTATRDLAQYDAAHHEEFKRYEMLKEHERRRYLESLGEEQRKEAERELVEQQRRHREHPKVNVPGSQAQLKEVWEELDGLDPNRFNPKTFFILHDINSDGVLDEQELEALFTKELEKVYDPKNEEDDMREMEEERLRMREHVMKNVDTNQDRLVTLEEFLASTQRKEFGDTGEGWETVEMHPAYTEEELRRFEEELAAREAELNAKAQRLSQETEALGRSQGRLEAQKRELQQMMLLSQRRPVTRRM
- the NUCB1 gene encoding nucleobindin-1 isoform X1, which gives rise to MPSSGPRAVLLLLPLLLLRAVLAVPLERGTPQQESPATESPVSGPALLSSQDTGLYYHRYLQEVINVLETDGHFREKLQAANAEDIKSGKLSRELDFVSHHVRTKLDELKRQEVSRLRMLLKAKMDAEQEPNVQLDHLSLLKQFEHLDPQNQHTFEARDLELLIQTATRDLAQYDAAHHEEFKRYEMLKEHERRRYLESLGEEQRKEAERELVEQQRRHREHPKVNVPGSQAQLKEVWEELDGLDPNRFNPKTFFILHDINSDGVLDEQELEALFTKELEKVYDPKNEEDDMREMEEERLRMREHVMKNVDTNQDRLVTLEEFLASTQRKEFGDTGEGWETVEMHPAYTEEELRRFEEELAAREAELNAKAQRLSQETEALGRSQGRLEAQKRELQQAVLQMEQRKQEQQSQNGPAPGPEGQLKFSQDTDDAPVPAPAGDQKDVDPSEKKVPDQPPELPRLDTQHL
- the NUCB1 gene encoding nucleobindin-1 isoform X3: MPSSGPRAVLLLLPLLLLRAVLAVPLERGTPQQESPATESPVSGPALLSSQDTGLYYHRYLQEVINVLETDGHFREKLQAANAEDIKSGKLSRELDFVSHHVRTKLDELKRQEVSRLRMLLKAKMDAEQEPNVQLDHLSLLKQFEHLDPQNQHTFEARDLELLIQTATRDLAQYDAAHHEEFKRYEMLKEHERRRYLESLGEEQRKEAERELVEQQRRHREHPKVNVPGSQAQLKEVWEELDGLDPNRFNPKTFFILHDINSDGVLDEQELEALFTKELEKVYDPKNEEDDMREMEEERLRMREHVMKNVDTNQDRLVTLEEFLASTQRKEFGDTGEGWETVEMHPAYTEEELRRFEEELAAREAELNAKAQRLSQETEALGRSQGRLEAQKRELQQMMLLSQRRPVTRRM
- the NUCB1 gene encoding nucleobindin-1 isoform X4, which translates into the protein MPSSGPRAVLLLLPLLLLRAVLAVPLERGTPQQESPATESPVSGPALLSSQDTGLYYHRYLQEVINVLETDGHFREKLQAANAEDIKSGKLSRELDFVSHHVRTKLDELKRQEVSRLRMLLKAKMDAEQEPNVQLDHLSLLKQFEHLDPQNQHTFEARDLELLIQTATRDLAQYDAAHHEEFKRYEMLKEHERRRYLESLGEEQRKEAERELVEQQRRHREHPKVNVPGSQAQLKEVWEELDGLDPNRFNPKTFFILHDINSDGVLDEQELEALFTKELEKVYDPKNEEDDMREMEEERLRMREHVMKNVDTNQDRLVTLEEFLASTQRKEFGDTGEGWEAVLQMEQRKQEQQSQNGPAPGPEGQLKFSQDTDDAPVPAPAGDQKDVDPSEKKVPDQPPELPRLDTQHL